CTCAGATAGAACTGATGCAACACCACACGATTCAATACATCGCCGCGACCTTAGGCCGCTCTCGTATTTCTATTAGGCATGAGCTTCACCGTTGCCCTGAAGGTGATTACTGCGCCATTATAGCTCAGGATCATGCCGATACTTGTCGGCATCGTTGTGGTCGGCACTCGATTTTAACGCCTAAGTTGAAGCGGATGGTAACTGAGAAGCTAAACCTAGGTTGGTCCCCTGAAATGGTCGGTTATGCCGTTCACTGTGCGCCACACACGATTTACCACTGGATTTATCAAAGACAAGTCGATTTTCAGCCAAGCCAACTCTTTGATCACGGTAAACGTCATAAAAGAAGACAAGACCTTCGGTCGCGCTATAACCAAGCAGTAGGCACCTCAATTGAGATTCGCAGTGAGTCAGCTAATCGGCGAACCGAAAAAGGACATTTAGAGATGGATACAGTTCGCGGTGGTCGCGGGTCAAAGGCTGCTGTTTTGACCATTGTCGATCGGGTGACACGTTTAATGGCGACAACTAAGCTTGAAAACTTATCACAAAATGCTGTTCTCAAGGGATTTGCAAGACTGATGGTGGACTTTCCGGGTCCGGTTCGATCAGTGACGGTTGATCACGGTAAAGAGTTTTCCTGCGATCAGGCGCTTACAAAGCGCTATCGGATACCGGTTTACTTTTGCCACGCCTATCACCCGAATGAACGGGGCACAAATGAACGGTTCAATCGAGAACTTCGCTACTATTTCCCGAAGGGAACACAGTTTGATCAGGTTTCAGAGACCGATATTCAACAAGCCACAGCGCTTATCAATAACAAACCTAGAAAATGTCTCCGTTGGCAAACCCCAGTTCAAGCAGTGTGCAAGCCTCTTTCTAGGTGGTAACTTTATTATTGCAATCTAGGTAGAAAGGCTTTTAAAAAAACTGTTGCTTCCTATCGCTTTGCACAGGGCCGATCGGCCCGAACGTCGTTTGTGATTGTTGATGCTCAAAGTGTTAAAACCACTGATTTAACGAAAAATAGTGGCTACGATGGCGGCAAAAAGATTTCAGGGATTAAGCGTCATATGGCGGTTGATATTAATGGTTTACCACAAGCCATTCTCGTGACACGAGCTAATGTATCAGATCGTTCAGGTGCATTGGCTATGTTTAGTTTGGCTAGCCAAAATTTAGAGCTGGTTCAGCATGTCATGGTTGATGGTGGCTACACTGGCAATGACTTTGCGGATCAGGTGAAGCTCATTTTGAATGCTAAGACGACGGTAGCTAAACGCAACGAGTTGCATATGTTCACGGTGTTACCGCAACGATGGATCGTTGAACGTTCATGGAGTTGGCTAGACAAATGTCGGCGACTTTGGAAAAACTGTGAACGTGCTCTTAACAGCAGTCTTCAAATGGTTGTATTGGCCTTCCTGAAGATAGTTCTTAAAAGATACTAGACAGGTTCTTAGCCAGTGTCTGGAAGGTGAGCTCACGAATACCATCACGGGTCACCATCACCCGGGCAGCGGCGAGCACTTTTTCACGATCCAAAATACGATGTTTGATAGCCATGCGACCTCCTTGAGTTATCTATATTACGTTAGACGAATATACGCCGATGATTTGAAGAATGCAACCTACAGATTGTAGATTGTCAAAAAATAGGAGTAATCAGACGTGTGGTGTTGCATGTGCGTGGCTGTTGAGTTGATCTGCGTGCACGAAAAAACCGCACCCAAATGTTGGATGCGGCTGATCATTTAACGGCGGTTTATTGAATGACGTGGCGATTAGGATCGCGCAAATTGAGGATAAACACAAGCACCATCACGATGACCACCATCACGAAAACACCGTGTAAGCCAGTGAGAATGGTGGCAGCTACCTGAGGATCGTGGCTTTTGGCGGCAGCATTAGCACTAATCGCGGCATTGACAGCTTTAAAAGTGGTACCGTGCAAATTAGCGCGAATCACGAGCGTCAAAGTGGCACCATAGATACCGGTCATCAAAGTTTGCCCGAGCGAACGGCCAAGGGTTAGGATGCTGGTGGCGGAACCAACGTATTCTTTGCCAACAAGATGCTGGCTCAAAACGGTATTCATACTGATCACAATGCCCATCACCGTGCCGTTAATCATGGCAATGACATAAAAAGCCCAAACCGGAAAATGCGGGGAAGCAATGGTGAGCAATAAGTAAGCTAAGGTCAGAATGGCGACGAGCCAAAGTGTCATGGTTCGCGGCACAAAGCGTTTGATTAATGGACCGACCAAAAATGAAGAGGCGAGCCAAAGGACAGAACTCGATGTCACAACTAAACCAGCTGTTGTCGCGCCGAGATGATACAACGACTGAAGCCAGATCGGGAAGTAAACTTGATAGCCAATCAAGACACCGCTAAGTAACAAGGCAGTTAAAATTTGCACTGTGAACGTGAAGTTATGAAACATTTTCGGCGCGATGAGCGGATCGGGGGCTTTCTGTTCTTGATGGTACAATAGCAAGCCAGCCACAAGTGCCAGCACTAATAAAACGCCAGCGAGCACTGGTTGCCGATCCAGCGCCTGAATGCCAAGTAGAAGTGCAATCAGCGTCACCGCCAACCAAAGAATCCCTAACCAATCGATCGTGAGAACGCCGTGTTCACGACTAGGTTCCCGATAACCGATTTGAATAAGCAAAAAAACGAGAATACCAAGCGGCACATTAACAAAAAAGACCCAATGCCAAGACAATTGATCAACCAGAAAACCGCCAATTAGCGGTCCGACCAAGACGGAAAGTCCCCAAGCTGTGTTATTAAGCGCTAAGACATTCGCCCGATGAGCAAAATCATAATAATCAGCAATAATGGTAAATGTCAGCGGCATCACGGCGCCTGCACCGATACCTTGGAGTGCCCGCGCCAAAATGAGCAAGAAGATATGCGGTGCCAACCCGCTTAACAGGGTACCAAGCGTGAACAGTACCACGCCCCACTGAAAAATACCGCGCCTGCCAATTGTGTCAGCTAATTTACCATAAATCGGTGTGGTAATAGCGGTTGTGAGCAAGTAGGCACTCATGATCCAACTTTGATATGCCAATCCATGCAGGTCACTAATAATCGCTGGCAAAGCAGTTGTGACAATGGTAACTTCAACGGAAGTCATGAATGTGGCGATAAAAACCGCCGCCATGACAAGCCCGCGATTTTGAGGCTTTACTGATGTGGACATCTTGACATCTCCTTGATAAATCCATTTTACCAGTCAGGGTCAAGGATTTTTACTCAAACGAAATGATCGAGAGATGAGGAGGATCGGCCTTGGTAGCAATTAAGCACGTCCAAGGTTGCATCGACGTCGTTGTGATGCTGAAAATCCAGAGAATTAGTTTCCAAGAAGTCAGGTGTTGATGTGAAAGAAGAAAATGACAATCTGTGAATAAATCAGGATTTAATCCAATTTTAAAATGTCTTTACGAAACCATGCGATATTGCAATCGTCGAAGGTGAATCCGGCTAATGATAGTAATTAGACCGCCAATCACTGCAATCCAAAATATTAATACCCACATGCCTGTAGCAAAAGTTAACTGCTGATTACCGGTATCATGAGTTGCTTGCTTTGTAAGCACATTAATCGTATTGAAGTATGAGAAAGGTAATAGATGAACCATGTGACTGATTGGCTCAATCTTTAGTACGGAGAGACTAGCACCACAGAAGATGAGTACATTCATAAACATTGCTGCTAACCGATTTCGAATTAAATAAGTAATCAAATATACGCACATTGTCATGAAAATTATACATAAAAGCTGGAGAGGTAGTGATTGTAACAAGAGCGTTCGAACTGAGATGATATTTGTTGACGAACTGGAAACCATTACAATAGGATAGTCTAAACTACTTGAGCCGTTAATCATACTAGCGCCAACGAAACCAAGTACAAGACAGACCAGATAAATGGCAAATGCAAAAACAACTGAAAATCCGATTTTGGTGAAGATCAGCTTACTTCTGGATAACGGCCACATATCATCTAGATCAATATGGTCAATAAAGGTTTGTGTGAAGACTGATGTGAGCAAGGTGACCATGACTAAAACAACAGCAACAGGAAAGAGAACATCCACCATGCGTAAGGTGAATGGAAAGCCTTGTGTCTCCATTCCAACAACATCGGCCGTAAATTTAGCTTAATCAAGTGTTTGTATAAAGTTCTGGTAGCATACACTGAGGATATATAGTCAGGAGAAACCGATGAGGGATGATGCTTAATGGTTTGCATATCATTACTATTAATAATATGAAGTTGAACTTTAAGTGAGGATTGCCATTTTTGCTGCGTAGCTAATTCGAGTGAAAGCTTATTATCGGATCTAACTTGCTTAGCTTGCTCTCGGGCTCTGTATGGAATTTCACGATCCTTACTTGTTTTAGCCTCATTGATGTTTTTTGTATATACATCAATGAGTGAATTTGTTTCTTTAATATTCTGTTGAATACTTGCTTTGTATCCTTGCGTTTTGATGGTTGAAGTATTCATGATGAGCAAAAAAAGTGTGACGCCAATGAGGAGGACTACCGGAATAAGATTAAACTTGTTGCGGCATGTGGTTTTGATAATGAACTTTGAATAACTACCCATTAGTTTTTACTCCATCAAGAAAAAGGCTTGGATTCGTGATTGATAAGATGTGATCACATATATGAAAGACTTCATCTCCTGCATGTGATGAAAAAATGACCATTTTATTTTTCGCTCGAGCAGTGCTCAAGTAATTTAGAAAAGTAGCCACCGATTGTTTATCAAGCGCCAGCGTAGGTTCATCAAACAGCCAATAACGAGCGTTTGTGGCTTGATACATGCCCAATACGACCTTTTGTTTCATGCCAAGAGAGTACTTCTTAATAGGGCGGTTAATAAAGTCTTGCATCTGCCAAGTAGTTATTGCTTCTTCGATATGTTTAGGATCAGCCTTCCAAAGATGATTGATCAAATTTAGATAATCATACCCAGTTAAATTTGAATCTAGCCACGAAGAGTTCTCAAAGTAGAAACATTGTTCTTTGATGGAAGTTTGAGATGGAAGATCGCTAAAGCTGATGGTTCCACCGTCACTTTTTCGTAAACCAGCTAAAGAACGTAAAAGAGTCGATTTGCCACTGCCATTTGGCGCGGAAAGTCCATAGATTTTCCCAGTGCTCAGTGTAAATGAAGCATCGCTGATAAGTATGTGTTCTGCGACTAACTGAATATGTTTTGCAATAATCATATTGCCCCCTTGTGAGTCTTTGCGTGAGCTTATTATGGATAAAGGCATACCCGACACATTCTGATAATCAAGTTTTGAGTTCTACTTCATCCTCTAGTGGTAATATCGTCATTTAAATGACGAGGGACAACCCTCGTTTGAGAATAACTAAAAACTACAAAATTGGATCATCACAAAGTGCTTTTTTAAACGCTTATTTGTCTCTGACTTTTATAGCAGGTCGGGACTAAAAAATTGATGTTTTTTTTGCGGAATTAAAGCTTTCCCCGTAACATAAACCGCTCTCTATCGACAGGATTAGGGCAAACGTACACATCTTGAAATGCGAACGTTTGCCCTAAACGTGAATACTAGAATTGTCTTACACCAAATCACCTAAAGAGATTGACACGATTGAATTCTTTCGTCAAACGTTCTAGTTTGCGTACTGCCGTCATGCAAGATTCCTTGCGACCTGTCATGAAAAGGAATATTCAAGCGAAAGATCTCTAACAAACAGACGGTATAGTAATCCATCAAATAAAGATAAAGCCATTGATGGATACTCAATCAACGTGATGCTAGAAATCTTAAGTGGGCGCAATCTGTTTGATTAAGAAATTAGTAAATAACAAAGAAGGTGAGCCATCGATTATAATTCCATCCGTTCGGGCCCACAATTGTGTTAGTTGAGTATCTAACGTATTTGTTAGAAGCGACATTGATAGACTGATACTGGAAGTTACTTTTTGCCCCAGTAAAAATGTTCTGGTGATACCAAGTTTTGTATGGCAAAGTTTTTGCTTGTACAGTTTGTGTGTTCAGACCAAAGCTAAACATTCCTAATGTAACGGCCAATACACCAACTGCAAAAAAACTACTAATTTTTTTCATGACTATATCTCCTTAATTATTATGGGACTGTCAAGTAAACACTTTGTGCAGCTATCTTCAGATTTTTGGGTATCAAAAAACACCCGATTTCCGTCTCCTGATATCTTTGAAGCACAACCGGCAAGAACTCCCAAAAGAAAAAGGATTCGGGTGCACACACCATTAATATCGTATTAGTTCAAATAATCAGGGGCTTTTAAACGCTTCTCCTCCTCATAGAATTTAAAAACATTTTGCACAACTTTATAATAAACTAATGGAGGTCATAAGTTAATAGCAATAAATAAATTGGAACCGTTTTTATTATGCTGACTGCTACTAATCTTGGCACCGTGGACACTGTGATGCGTGAATTCTTAAATTGTTCCATGAATTGACGTTACAAAAAACGCCTGACAGAAAGTGTCAGACGTTCACGTAAGCTTACCATGCTGCATGTTTGCAGAAGACCAAGATCATCTCGACGACCTTAACCTTCTATATAATCATCATGATGGTTTACCGAGGTGATCAAGCTAAAGGTGCAAAGCAAGACAAAGACGGTTCAGAACCAATCAAATTGTGACAATGCCAAACTATGTCATTTCCGAATGTTCAAACTAAAAGTCAGTCCAAGAATCTTTGTTGGCCGGTGCATCATCAGGTGAAACATACACGACGAGTTCATCACTAAATCGTTTGAGACAGTAAGCGGCGGCGCCAATCAGCGTCACGGCCATGACCGTTTTTAAAAGATGTTTGCCCATAAGTGACCTCCTTAGTTTGCCTTGATTAGGAACCATTCATCATTACCTTCATTCTAGCACGGTAATGTTCAGGATGAATCCAGTTTAGCAACGAGCGTTTTCAGAATAGTTTCTTAGTAGGTGTTGTGCACGCTAAAATCTGGTACAAACCGATTTTTCAAAATATTTAAGGCATTTTAAGTGAATTTAAGTCAAAGTAAGTGCTTTTTTCGAAATCTGTGTTATACTGAGGTCATTAAAATCGAAAGTAGGTATGAGCATGGATACAAAAGTAAAGACTGTTGATTACTCATCCAAGGAATACTTTGACAAGATGACCGCTTATTGGCGGGCAGCCAACTATATTTCAGTTGGTCAACTTTATTTGAAGGACAACCCGCTGCTGGAACGGCCGCTGAAGAGCGAAGACGTCAAGCCGCATC
This genomic window from Lacticaseibacillus paracasei subsp. paracasei contains:
- a CDS encoding IS30 family transposase, which translates into the protein MAIITLIERSQIELMQHHTIQYIAATLGRSRISIRHELHRCPEGDYCAIIAQDHADTCRHRCGRHSILTPKLKRMVTEKLNLGWSPEMVGYAVHCAPHTIYHWIYQRQVDFQPSQLFDHGKRHKRRQDLRSRYNQAVGTSIEIRSESANRRTEKGHLEMDTVRGGRGSKAAVLTIVDRVTRLMATTKLENLSQNAVLKGFARLMVDFPGPVRSVTVDHGKEFSCDQALTKRYRIPVYFCHAYHPNERGTNERFNRELRYYFPKGTQFDQVSETDIQQATALINNKPRKCLRWQTPVQAVCKPLSRW
- a CDS encoding MFS transporter, with the translated sequence MSTSVKPQNRGLVMAAVFIATFMTSVEVTIVTTALPAIISDLHGLAYQSWIMSAYLLTTAITTPIYGKLADTIGRRGIFQWGVVLFTLGTLLSGLAPHIFLLILARALQGIGAGAVMPLTFTIIADYYDFAHRANVLALNNTAWGLSVLVGPLIGGFLVDQLSWHWVFFVNVPLGILVFLLIQIGYREPSREHGVLTIDWLGILWLAVTLIALLLGIQALDRQPVLAGVLLVLALVAGLLLYHQEQKAPDPLIAPKMFHNFTFTVQILTALLLSGVLIGYQVYFPIWLQSLYHLGATTAGLVVTSSSVLWLASSFLVGPLIKRFVPRTMTLWLVAILTLAYLLLTIASPHFPVWAFYVIAMINGTVMGIVISMNTVLSQHLVGKEYVGSATSILTLGRSLGQTLMTGIYGATLTLVIRANLHGTTFKAVNAAISANAAAKSHDPQVAATILTGLHGVFVMVVIVMVLVFILNLRDPNRHVIQ
- a CDS encoding ABC transporter ATP-binding protein; the protein is MIIAKHIQLVAEHILISDASFTLSTGKIYGLSAPNGSGKSTLLRSLAGLRKSDGGTISFSDLPSQTSIKEQCFYFENSSWLDSNLTGYDYLNLINHLWKADPKHIEEAITTWQMQDFINRPIKKYSLGMKQKVVLGMYQATNARYWLFDEPTLALDKQSVATFLNYLSTARAKNKMVIFSSHAGDEVFHICDHILSITNPSLFLDGVKTNG